The following proteins come from a genomic window of Triticum aestivum cultivar Chinese Spring chromosome 6A, IWGSC CS RefSeq v2.1, whole genome shotgun sequence:
- the LOC123128992 gene encoding actin-related protein 2/3 complex subunit 1B-like, producing the protein MAAQAIHQFAECITCHAWSPDHSMIAFCPNTTEVHIYKFFTDKWEKLHVLAKHDQIVSGIDWSRSSNKIVTVSHDRNSYVWTQEGQDWVPTLVILKLNRAALCVQWSPKENKFAVGSGAKSVSICYYEQENNWWISKVIRKKHESSVTSIAWHPNNIHLATTSTDGKCRVFSTIIKGVDTRGPHAGASVDWKFGEQIAQLDLSPTWAFGVRWSPSGKTLAYAGHSSMIYFVDDVEGSPAVQNLALRDLPLRDILFVSEKMAIGVGFDCNPLIFAADETGLWSFVRYLDERKVTPSTSKASQLSEALGKLYGQSRQGSSSDTVEPSKPRGGAHENCITCIVPLRKGSESIVKRFSTSGLDGKIVVWDLENHITIPK; encoded by the exons TGATTGCCTTCTGTCCAAATACCACAGAAGTACACATTTATAAGTTTTTCACAGACAAGTGGGAGAAACTTCATGTTCTTGCAAAG CATGATCAGATAGTGTCTGGAATAGACTGGAGTAGATCTTCCAACAAAATTGTGACTGTTTCACATGATAGAAATTC ATATGTTTGGACACAAGAAGGACAAGATTGGGTACCTACGCTTGTTATTCTCAAGCTAAACCGTGCAGCTCTATGTGTCCAGTGGAGTCCAAAAG AAAATAAGTTTGCTGTGGGAAGTGGTGCTAAGTCTGTATCCATTTGCTACTATGAACAAGAGAATAACTG GTGGATTAGCAAGGTTATTAGGAAGAAGCATGAATCTTCTGTTACTAGTATCGCGTGGCATCCAAACAAT ATACATCTTGCAACAACTTCTACTGATGGTAAATGCAGAGTGTTCTCCACTATCATCAAGGGTGTAGATACAAG GGGACCACACGCAGGTGCCTCAGTGGATTGGAAATTCGGAGAG CAAATTGCTCAACTTGATCTATCACCTACATGGGCATTTGGTGTAAGGTGGTCGCCAAGTGGAAAAACATTGGCCTATGCAG GGCACAGTTCCATGATTTATTTCGTTGATGACGTTGAAGGGTCTCCTGCTGTGCAAAATTTGGCACTGCGTGATCTGCCTCTCCGTGAT ATTCTTTTTGTTTCTGAAAAGATGGCGATTGGTGTTGGATTTGACTGCAATCCTTTGATCTTTGCTGCAGATGAGACTGGACTTTG GAGTTTTGTCAGATATTTGGATGAAAGGAAAGTTACTCCATCAACTTCAAAAGCCTCGCAG CTCTCAGAGGCCCTTGGAAAGTTGTACGGCCAATCGAGGCAAGGGTCGAGCAGCGACACTGTCGAACCATCGAAGCCTCGAGGCGGCGCTCATGAGAACTGCATAAC TTGCATCGTGCCGTTGAGAAAAGGGAGCGAGAGTATTGTCAAACGGTTCAGCACATCAG GGCTGGACGGCAAGATTGTGGTATGGGATCTGGAAAATCACATCACCATTCCAAAATAG